The segment TTTATTAAGAGTTTGTACAACTTTATTTAAAGTTAGTTTCAATTGCTCTATAGTTGGGTTTGATTCCATTAACTGTCGCAACAAATCTTGGAAACTAAAAGTTTGCAACTTATTGATGTCATTTTCCCAAGTATTCTGACACGCACCAAAGATCAGCTTTTTAATGCGCGTTGAGTTTTCATGGTCTTGTAAATCTTTAAGAACGCGATCGAACACAGGTAAAGCTTTCATTGTTGTTGCCTCCCCAACTAATCCAGCAACTGTTTGGTCTATTCTAATACGGATTGACACTCCCACCGCTAAAAGCGAATGGGCTTGCAGCCCGATTACAGCCCTTGTCAGGTGCGTAGGTACGCGAAACCCGGTTTCTTTAAGAAACCGGGTTTCTCTTGTGTACTTCATACAACTGAAAACCGCTGTAACAATTTTGTCAAGCCTAAAAGATTGGTAAGTTCAAACCTGACGCTCTTACTCTTATTTGACAAAATTATGTTTTTATTGTACTATACAACATTTATTTTTTATTCCGCTTGAAATCAAGAGGTTACGCCTAAAGAAGCAGTGGTATTGCTGTGACCCACAACAAATCCGTATTTTGCATCCATCAAAAGATATATTAATATCCACCTTTGGGTATACTTGGCAAAACAGCCTTTCGGTTTCGCAAGAGCCGATCGATCGCTGGCAGCAACAAACCGAGGTGGCCAAGATGAACCAATTAGACTTAGAACGAGAAATCGCCAAAGTGACTATGGGCATAATGACCCGTAATAGGCAGATTGCTTTAGATATAATCGCCAATCTCAGCAGCCAAATGACGCTTGAGGAAGTAGCTGGTCTATTAATCGTCAGTCTTGAGCGTTTGATCTGGTTTGACGGAGAGTTATTTTTATGGGCTGTAGAAAGTCTCCTTCCTGTTGATATTACATACGAAATCAGAAGAATAATGTCAGTAAATACTTATAAACGGTTAATTGCCAAGGGTTTTATCCCAGGGGAAGATTTTAGTATAAATGCAGATGGCACGCTGCTACAGAAACCGTGCCCCAGAGCTTATTCAGTCTAGGGCAGAGGGGGAGAGGGGCAGGGGGGCAGAGGGGCAGCGGAGATTTATCAATCCAAAATCCTCTTATCCAAAGGAAACTACATATCACTGCACCCAGTCACCAATCTCTTCTGATTGAGAGGAAAATGTACGGACTTGATACCAAAATGTGATGTTAAACTGTAGTCTCCGCCTATTGGCAGATTAAAAATCACTAGAAATCAGTAGATAAAAATCGCAGCGATGAGGGAATAATAGATAAAGAACAAGGCTAAGGAGGCCGATTCATGACTACCTACATTTCCTTTGGAGCTGGACTTCAGATGCTGGCCGTTGCTTACTTGGTTTCAGCGTTTCTGTTAGTGGCGGGTTCTTACATTTGTTTTTCAGTAATTGAAACCCTGGAAGAAGGGGGCCAACTATAACCCAACTCCTGCCGCGATCGCTGCCTTGATTTAACGATCGAGAAGCCGCATAATTACTCTAAATTAATGAGATCCTCTCTTTTGGGGCGCAATCCAAAATTGGTTGACCAATGAAATGACTAAAAATTAACTTGAAATACCAGCAGCATTTGTACTGGACGACTCTGGGAAAGAAATGCCAGTAAGTGTCCGTTGAGGTTCACCCAGCATCACTAAAGAGCAAGTTAGTTGCTGTACCAGCTGAGTCGTCACATCACTAATGACCAATCCACCAGCTGTTCGCAGTCGTTTTGAGCGCAGGATAACCAGATCGGAGGATTTCGCAGTATTCAGTATTGCTTTTACCACATCATCGTGGGGAGTGATTTGAATTTCAAAGTTATTTTGAGGCACCCATTTTGAGGCGAGTAGAGTCAGCTGAGACTGGTTCCAAGCGCGTCGGCTCGCTGTGATTCTGCGATCGCATATATGTAACAGCGTCACCTGTGCCTGATTCGCCTCAGCTAGAATTTGTGCAAACCGCACAGGTAGCACCGCCTGCGCTGTTAAATTTTCAATCGGAACCAAAATGCGCCCTATTTGCATCGGCGAATTGAGCAGGCGCATCACCGCCACCCGACAATGAGCCGCCCAAAGCACGCTATCAATCAGGTTGCCAAACAAGCGAGCCCGAAACCCAGTTCTTTTACCCCAACCTATCACAATGAGACTGGCATTTTGTTCGCGACTCGCACGGCTAATTCCTTGGGCGACGCTATCGTCAATTCGCAGTAAGGGTTCTGCCTCCAAACCCAGTTCTAGACTCAGTTGCGCTGCCTTTTCCAGCAGTATATCACCCTGCTGCTGAGCTAATTCTAGTTCTGGGGCATCCATGTGAGCGTGAGCCAGAGCGATCGCCAACGGCACAATCCGACCGCCCTCATGGCGTGCCAACAAAGCTGCCATTTCAATTAAATATCGCTGGGTCTGAGGATTATAAACCGGAACCACTACAGTAAAACCCGATCGCGTTGGACTTACAAATTCCTCATCAAGAGCGTTTAAGCCAGCATCCAAATTGGTTTCCGGTACAGTTAGCCCCACAGCAACCCGACTGGTAATCAATGGCCCCAGAGTTGCCGTCACCAGCATCAACACAAGAACGCTATTCAATACCGCTTCAGTCAGCAACCCAGCCTTATAACCCACCAACGTCGCCGCTAAAGTTGCCGCCACTTGCGGCAGCGACAGCGACCACATCGTCAGCATTTCCTGCCAGTTGTAGCGATAAACCAGTTTGGCAAACAAAGCCGCCAAAAATTTACTGCCAATCAAACCCGCCACAATCGCTACTGTCAGCCAAATCGATCCCAGACTTTTAATAAAACTTGGGATATCTATCAGCAATCCCATATCCACAAAAAAGATGGGAATGAATAGGACACTACCAACAAAAATAACTTTTTCTTTTACCGGCCCTTCGCCCACGGCATCATTCACTGCCAAACCAGCCAAAAAAGCACCAACAATTTTTTCTACTCCGATCAGCTGAGCTCCCAACGCTGCCAGAAAAACCGCCAGGAGTACGAACAAGAACTGATTGCCCTCATCGTCCCCTGTGCGGCGAAAAAATTGTCTTCCCGCCCAATCAAAGCCAAACAACACGATCGCAGAGTAGACAATCAACGAACCCAACAGGGTAATGAGACTGACAATGGTGAAGTTCCCCTTATTAATGCCGATACAAACTGCTAAAACGAGTAGAGAGCCAATATCGGTGAAAATCGTCGCGCCAATAGTGACGGTGACGGCTTCGTTTCCCACCACCCCTAAACGACTGACTATAGGATAAGCCAAGAGGGTATGAGAGGCAAACAAAGAGCCAATCAAAATGGAAGCGTTCCAGCCAAAGCCAAAAATACGCCCCACGATCGTTCCTACAATCAGGGGAACCAGAAAAGTAAAAGTGCCAAAACCAGCCGAGCGATGCTTGGTTTTGCGGAATAATGCCATGTCAATTTCTAGCCCTGCCACAAACATCAGATAAACTAATCCAATATCTGATAGCAGCTTCATCGTCGGCATTTCTTTCTGAAGTACATTCAGCGCGTTAGGGCCGAGTACTACTCCCGCTACTAGCAAACCGACTAATCCCGGCAATCGCAGTCGCTCGAAGAGGGCGGGTACGGTTAAAATAACCACCAGCAGAATAGCGAAGGGAACGATCGGCTCGTGAAGAGTTTCTAAGGCTGATTCCATAGCTAAACAGCAGAGAGAGATTTATAAATGTTGAAAGTTGACTTTAAATTAAGACAACTTTATTAACTCAAACCTTATTCCTCAAAATTAAAAACTCTCTAAGGGTGGATTTGACTTAAAATTACTCTTAAGCGATCGTAGTCATCTCTGAGCAACACACTCAAATTTCGTCCGGCGTTAACTAACCAAGTGCGATCGGCTTTTCTGAGTTGATAAATCTCCCTCATCGCAGCTGCACATAGCGCATCCACAGCCGCTCCATTCACCTGCAACAGCGTCCGCATAAAATCTAACTGTTCGCTAAAATTAATTATTTCTTGCGGTTCGCACCTGTAAACGCTTTGGTGAATCTGAGGGGGTCGCGGTGGTAGGTGCTGGTAAATGACTGGCGTTCCCCGCGATGGTGGTTTATACCCCACAATTGCAGACCGAAACTCAGTTTTGAGCATGGCAAAAATTTGAGGTTGTTCCTCTCGCAACTCCTCTAATGTCATGCCTAAAGCTCGCGCTCGATGGATGGAGTCGATCGGCATAGTAGTGGCATGATAAACCACAGCGTAGATTTGATTGCTCGATTCTTCATCTACCGACCTTACCCAACTGCCAAAAGGCGGCATGGCTGGAAAGCTGAGAGTATCTGGCTCTAGACATTGTGCTAAAAACTCTGTCGTTGCCGTTTCTATTACTTCAGCAAAGTGGTTGGGGTGGCGCTGACTGGCTGCAAATTGTGGGAGAGGAAGACGCATAATTGTGGGTAATTTCAAATTTCAAATTTAAGATTGTAAATTTAAAATACTTCTATTTTAAATCTAAAATATTAAATTTGAAATCTAAACTTACCAATTACCTTTTCATATCAAATCTGTCTGCGTCGGAATTGTTCGCTTTTCCCCTCTGCCCCTCTGCCCCTCTGCCCCTCTGCCCCAACCGGAAACGATATCACTTACTTTTTTTTGCGTCCAGCAGTGGCGTCTACCAATTCGATTTCTGACAGGCGGAAAGTTACCAATTTATCCCAATTTCCGCCTTCAAAAAGGACTGCTGCTTTACCATCGCTAACCCGTTGAACTAGCCCTTGATAACCGTAGTAAGTATCGCCTATATTCTTCACGCGAACTGCTGAACCTGGCAAAATCATGATTTTCTCCTCTCTCGATCTGCTTGTAAGCGAACTTGCCTGTTGGCGACTATCCGCTTTTATTTAGTATTAAGCGTTGATTTTAATAGCTGCGTTAATTGCAAATGAAACCCAAACCTATTAAAACCTGCGTACCTGTCGATAATTTGCCACCGATTCTACCAGTCCTATGGAAATAAAATTGGTGAGCATCGCGGAACGACCGTAACTTATCCAAGGTAGGGGAATCCCCGTTACTGGTGCTAAGCCAATGGTCATGCCTATGTTAATAATTACCTGAAACACGATCATGGCTAGGACGCCGATCGCCAATAAGGAGCCAAAATTGTCTTTGGCATTCTCAGCAATAATTATTAAGCGCAGACAGACTAACCAGAAGGCTATCATCACCACAATACAGCCCACAAAGCCCAGTTCTTCGCCAATAGCTGAGAAGATGAAGTCGGTGTGCTGTTCTGGAATAAAGTGCAGCTGAGTTTGAGTTCCCTGAGTAAGACCTTTGCCCCACATCTGTCCGGCACCGATCGCAATGCGAGATTGGATCAGGTGGTATCCTCCTCCCAATGGGTCTTTCTCTGGGTTCAGGAACAAAATCAGTCGGTTTTTTTGATATTCCTTTAATAAGCCCCAAAAGATGTGCCCTATTTGCCCTCCGACAAGGTTGATTGCGATCGCTCCTGCCGCACCCCACCAGCGCCAAGGCAGAGTGCTAAAAGCAATTAAGCTCATAACTGCTGTCCAAGCGAACCACGCCGGTAAATACAAGTTGAACACAATTGCGGCAACCACTGGAGAAACCAACAGTATCAACCAGCCTGGATTTGTATTGGCCCAGTAAAGCATCCCTACCGTAATAGCACCAAACACCAAAGACGTACCCAAGTCAGGCTGTATAAATATTAAGAGCCA is part of the Argonema galeatum A003/A1 genome and harbors:
- a CDS encoding cation:proton antiporter — its product is MESALETLHEPIVPFAILLVVILTVPALFERLRLPGLVGLLVAGVVLGPNALNVLQKEMPTMKLLSDIGLVYLMFVAGLEIDMALFRKTKHRSAGFGTFTFLVPLIVGTIVGRIFGFGWNASILIGSLFASHTLLAYPIVSRLGVVGNEAVTVTIGATIFTDIGSLLVLAVCIGINKGNFTIVSLITLLGSLIVYSAIVLFGFDWAGRQFFRRTGDDEGNQFLFVLLAVFLAALGAQLIGVEKIVGAFLAGLAVNDAVGEGPVKEKVIFVGSVLFIPIFFVDMGLLIDIPSFIKSLGSIWLTVAIVAGLIGSKFLAALFAKLVYRYNWQEMLTMWSLSLPQVAATLAATLVGYKAGLLTEAVLNSVLVLMLVTATLGPLITSRVAVGLTVPETNLDAGLNALDEEFVSPTRSGFTVVVPVYNPQTQRYLIEMAALLARHEGGRIVPLAIALAHAHMDAPELELAQQQGDILLEKAAQLSLELGLEAEPLLRIDDSVAQGISRASREQNASLIVIGWGKRTGFRARLFGNLIDSVLWAAHCRVAVMRLLNSPMQIGRILVPIENLTAQAVLPVRFAQILAEANQAQVTLLHICDRRITASRRAWNQSQLTLLASKWVPQNNFEIQITPHDDVVKAILNTAKSSDLVILRSKRLRTAGGLVISDVTTQLVQQLTCSLVMLGEPQRTLTGISFPESSSTNAAGISS
- a CDS encoding NAD(P)H dehydrogenase subunit NdhS, whose translation is MILPGSAVRVKNIGDTYYGYQGLVQRVSDGKAAVLFEGGNWDKLVTFRLSEIELVDATAGRKKK
- the rodA gene encoding rod shape-determining protein RodA: MLNFLKPLRWKSWFISWQQVDWWLFAMPVGLSFFGGLVIRSAELNLPVTDWWQHWIVGSIGLGLALFLARCRYENLLQWHWIIYGLTNFFLIAVMAIGYSAKGAQRWISIGGFNFQPSEFAKLGLIITLAALLHSKGASTIPSFARALAITAVPWLLIFIQPDLGTSLVFGAITVGMLYWANTNPGWLILLVSPVVAAIVFNLYLPAWFAWTAVMSLIAFSTLPWRWWGAAGAIAINLVGGQIGHIFWGLLKEYQKNRLILFLNPEKDPLGGGYHLIQSRIAIGAGQMWGKGLTQGTQTQLHFIPEQHTDFIFSAIGEELGFVGCIVVMIAFWLVCLRLIIIAENAKDNFGSLLAIGVLAMIVFQVIINIGMTIGLAPVTGIPLPWISYGRSAMLTNFISIGLVESVANYRQVRRF